A section of the Cryobacterium soli genome encodes:
- a CDS encoding alanine--tRNA ligase-related protein — protein MDADDIRAAFLTHMESTGHERIPRSSLVPTDPTTLFTGSGMQQLLPVLLGEPDPRGTRLTDSQPCFRAQDIDEVGDERHTTFFEMLGNWSVGDYFKQHQIDTFFRFLTDVVGLDPHRLYVTCFIGDPHHNIPRDDEAALIWQAAFASRGIDAGIAQIGSAAAGDARGIMGNERIFFYDADENWWSRGGNLSSTPIGDPCGPDSEVFYDFGPQHQDPSYGLAHPASDGGRFLEIGNQVFMQYQREENGTFSPLNRRIVDFGGGLERIAAAALGVPDVYAVSVLAPLLKVVEMLSDTTYAAAPGPMRVIVDHVRGAYFLAVDGVIPANKERGYVMRRLIRRAITTARTIGLREQFFAPLVAELGAIYARAYPETVERGDAILATLRREEKAFRRTLDGGLRALARFQGRTLTGADIFMLSDTFGFPPEITIEESEKLNIAVSKDWDLVYRRALQEQRERSRASSKLGAENMPQ, from the coding sequence ATGGACGCCGACGACATTCGAGCAGCGTTCCTCACCCATATGGAGAGCACCGGACACGAACGCATCCCCAGGTCGAGTCTTGTCCCGACGGACCCGACCACCTTGTTCACCGGCAGCGGTATGCAGCAGCTGCTTCCCGTCCTTCTCGGCGAACCTGATCCGCGGGGCACCAGGCTCACCGATAGCCAGCCCTGCTTTCGAGCCCAGGACATCGACGAGGTCGGAGACGAGCGACACACGACCTTCTTCGAGATGCTGGGCAATTGGAGCGTCGGCGACTACTTCAAGCAGCATCAGATCGACACCTTCTTCCGATTCCTCACCGACGTCGTCGGTCTCGACCCACATCGCCTGTATGTCACCTGCTTCATCGGTGACCCTCACCACAACATCCCCCGAGATGACGAGGCCGCTCTCATTTGGCAGGCAGCATTCGCGTCACGGGGTATCGACGCCGGAATCGCGCAGATCGGTTCGGCTGCCGCGGGAGATGCCCGAGGGATCATGGGGAACGAACGCATCTTCTTCTACGATGCCGACGAGAATTGGTGGAGTCGCGGCGGGAATCTCTCGTCGACACCCATCGGCGACCCGTGTGGACCCGACAGCGAAGTCTTCTACGACTTCGGCCCGCAGCACCAGGATCCGAGCTACGGACTTGCCCATCCGGCGAGCGACGGAGGCCGGTTCCTCGAGATCGGGAATCAGGTCTTCATGCAGTATCAGCGTGAAGAGAACGGTACTTTCTCTCCGCTGAACCGGCGAATCGTGGATTTCGGCGGCGGGCTGGAACGCATCGCCGCCGCCGCCCTGGGCGTACCCGACGTGTACGCGGTCAGCGTGCTCGCACCGTTGCTCAAGGTCGTCGAAATGCTGTCCGACACCACCTACGCGGCTGCCCCCGGGCCCATGCGCGTGATAGTTGACCATGTGCGAGGAGCGTACTTCTTGGCGGTCGACGGCGTCATACCCGCGAACAAAGAACGAGGCTACGTGATGCGACGGTTGATTCGTCGAGCCATCACAACCGCGAGAACAATCGGGCTGCGCGAGCAGTTCTTCGCGCCCCTCGTCGCGGAACTGGGCGCCATCTACGCGCGGGCGTATCCGGAAACAGTGGAGCGTGGGGACGCGATTCTCGCGACTCTGCGCCGGGAGGAGAAGGCGTTCCGCCGGACACTCGACGGCGGCCTGCGCGCGCTCGCTCGGTTTCAGGGCAGAACGCTCACCGGGGCCGACATTTTCATGCTCTCCGACACTTTCGGATTTCCTCCAGAGATCACCATCGAGGAATCGGAGAAGTTGAACATTGCGGTGTCGAAGGACTGGGACCTCGTCTACCGGCGCGCACTGCAGGAACAGCGAGAACGTTCACGGGCCTCGTCAAAGCTCGGCGCTGAGAACATGCCGCAATAG
- a CDS encoding alpha/beta fold hydrolase has protein sequence MSVITVGTENSTSIDLYYEDHGSGQPVVLIHGYPLSGASWAPQTRALLEAGYRVITYDRRGFGKSSQPSEGYNYDTFAADLDVVLTTLDLKNVLLVGFSMGTGEVGRYTATYGTDRLAKIAFLAPIEPFLLKTDDNPTGLPQEVFDGIAAGAQADPYAFYTSFYENFYNLDENLGTRVSPEVVQGSWNVATGGSLIAAYAVVPSWHEDFRGDIEKIRATGIRSLIMQGVLDRILPIDATGRAFHKAFPESDYVEIEGGPHGFGWSHAAEVNENLLRFLAS, from the coding sequence ATGTCAGTCATCACCGTCGGCACCGAAAACAGCACGTCGATCGACCTGTACTACGAAGACCACGGCAGCGGCCAGCCTGTCGTGCTCATCCACGGCTACCCTCTCAGCGGGGCCTCGTGGGCACCGCAGACCCGTGCACTTCTCGAGGCAGGTTACCGGGTGATCACCTATGACCGCCGCGGTTTCGGCAAGTCCAGCCAGCCGAGCGAGGGCTACAACTACGACACCTTCGCCGCCGACCTCGACGTTGTCCTCACGACCCTCGACCTCAAGAACGTGCTGCTCGTCGGCTTCTCCATGGGCACTGGCGAGGTCGGCCGGTACACGGCGACCTATGGCACCGACCGCCTGGCGAAGATCGCGTTTCTGGCGCCGATCGAGCCGTTCCTGCTCAAGACCGACGACAACCCCACCGGGCTCCCGCAGGAGGTTTTCGACGGCATCGCTGCGGGCGCGCAAGCTGACCCGTACGCGTTTTACACGTCGTTCTATGAGAACTTCTACAATCTCGATGAGAACCTCGGCACCCGCGTGAGCCCCGAGGTCGTTCAGGGGAGCTGGAACGTCGCAACCGGCGGTTCGCTGATCGCGGCCTACGCTGTCGTGCCGTCCTGGCACGAAGACTTCCGCGGCGATATCGAGAAGATCCGCGCGACCGGGATTCGCAGCCTGATCATGCAGGGTGTGCTCGACCGCATCCTCCCGATCGACGCGACCGGGCGCGCCTTCCACAAGGCGTTCCCCGAGAGCGACTACGTGGAGATCGAAGGCGGGCCACACGGCTTCGGCTGGAGCCACGCCGCCGAGGTCAACGAAAACCTGCTGCGCTTCCTCGCGAGCTAG
- a CDS encoding DUF302 domain-containing protein, giving the protein MGEELKTLRVHGSVADATARLRELLERRGVAVLAIIDHAAGARAVGLELADEVVVFFGDPAVGTGVMQDDPRAGIDLPLRMLVWDDNGSTYIGYRDPHVLSDLFDLDIHRDVPAKLSGFMERLAHDLSAEQ; this is encoded by the coding sequence ATGGGCGAGGAACTGAAAACACTACGGGTGCATGGCAGCGTCGCTGACGCGACCGCTCGACTCCGCGAGCTGTTGGAGCGACGAGGCGTGGCAGTGCTCGCGATCATCGATCACGCCGCAGGAGCGCGGGCGGTGGGCCTGGAGCTAGCCGATGAAGTCGTCGTGTTCTTCGGCGACCCGGCCGTGGGTACGGGGGTGATGCAGGACGATCCGAGAGCCGGAATCGATCTCCCGCTTCGGATGCTGGTCTGGGACGACAACGGTTCCACGTACATCGGCTACCGTGACCCGCACGTGCTCTCCGACCTGTTCGACCTCGACATCCATCGCGACGTGCCGGCGAAGCTGAGCGGATTCATGGAACGACTTGCACACGATCTGTCGGCCGAGCAGTGA
- a CDS encoding Dps family protein, translated as MPNAQNQHIVDIPLSSTPRFIASGTLLSSLQSVLVDLIELNLQGKQAHWNVVGPNFPDVHRQLDVIVSTARDAADGVAERMRAVGGIPDGLSSTVAETTGLRAYPRGEVTTRQTIDLISERIYTIVANARAVHSAVDDEDPVSADLLNGTIAQLEQHAWLLSSENRTPSL; from the coding sequence ATGCCCAACGCCCAGAACCAGCACATCGTCGACATCCCGCTGTCGAGCACCCCACGATTCATCGCCAGCGGCACCCTGCTGAGCAGTCTGCAGTCGGTGCTCGTGGATCTGATCGAACTGAACCTCCAGGGCAAGCAGGCGCATTGGAACGTCGTCGGGCCGAACTTCCCCGACGTGCACCGGCAGCTCGACGTGATTGTGTCGACGGCCCGGGACGCCGCGGACGGCGTAGCCGAGCGCATGCGTGCGGTTGGCGGAATTCCCGACGGGCTGAGCTCGACGGTGGCCGAGACGACCGGACTGCGGGCCTATCCTCGGGGCGAGGTGACCACTCGGCAGACAATCGACCTCATCTCGGAACGCATCTACACCATCGTGGCAAATGCCCGCGCCGTGCACTCAGCCGTCGACGACGAGGATCCGGTGTCCGCGGACCTGCTCAACGGCACGATCGCCCAGCTCGAGCAGCACGCCTGGTTGTTGTCGTCCGAGAACCGCACGCCGAGCTTGTGA
- a CDS encoding TIGR04053 family radical SAM/SPASM domain-containing protein, whose protein sequence is MTDSPRKRPVRLLHHDTAERPFIVIWEVTRACQLVCTHCRADAIRSRNPLELSTEQGKALLADLAAFGTPRPLIVPTGGDPFERPDLPELVAHGTALGLSMALSPSVTPKLTNKVLVNLHDAGAKAISLSLDGATASTHDTFRGVAGVYDDTMIAARQVREVGYRLQINTTVTADNVHELPAILKTVLELGTTLWSIFFLVPTGRGTLLNALTAEQEEEVLHWMHDVSELVAIKATEAPHHRRIAIQRAAVTDVDAAFPVGPLRASLRVETATQLTGEEPKRRAARAPIDVNSGRGFAFVDHVGMVCPSGFLPIAVGCVRDQPFSDIYRGADLLQDLRSPDNFGGRCGRCEFRAVCGGSRSHAYAVTGDPLAADPSCAYEPAHA, encoded by the coding sequence ATGACCGATTCACCCCGCAAACGCCCCGTGCGCCTTCTGCATCACGACACCGCCGAGCGGCCCTTCATCGTCATCTGGGAGGTCACCCGCGCATGCCAGCTGGTCTGCACTCACTGTCGGGCCGATGCGATCCGCAGCCGCAACCCCCTCGAGCTCAGCACCGAGCAGGGCAAGGCACTACTCGCTGACCTTGCCGCCTTCGGCACACCCCGCCCGCTGATCGTACCAACCGGAGGCGATCCTTTCGAACGCCCCGACCTGCCCGAACTCGTCGCCCACGGCACCGCTCTCGGCCTGAGCATGGCCCTCTCCCCCTCGGTCACCCCGAAGCTCACCAACAAGGTGCTCGTCAACCTGCACGATGCCGGCGCGAAGGCCATCTCGCTGTCGTTGGATGGCGCGACCGCCAGCACCCACGACACCTTCCGCGGCGTAGCCGGGGTGTATGACGACACCATGATCGCCGCCCGGCAAGTACGCGAGGTGGGCTACCGCCTCCAGATCAACACCACCGTGACCGCCGACAACGTACACGAGTTGCCGGCCATTCTAAAGACCGTGCTCGAGCTCGGCACCACACTCTGGAGCATCTTCTTCCTGGTACCGACCGGGCGCGGCACGTTGCTGAACGCCCTCACCGCCGAGCAGGAGGAAGAAGTACTGCACTGGATGCACGACGTCTCCGAGCTCGTAGCGATCAAGGCAACCGAGGCACCGCATCACCGTCGTATTGCGATCCAACGCGCGGCCGTGACGGATGTCGATGCGGCGTTCCCGGTCGGCCCGCTGCGAGCCTCCCTTCGGGTTGAAACCGCCACGCAGCTGACCGGCGAGGAGCCGAAACGCCGCGCGGCCAGGGCGCCGATCGACGTAAATTCCGGTCGCGGTTTCGCCTTTGTGGACCACGTCGGCATGGTCTGCCCCAGCGGGTTCCTGCCGATCGCGGTCGGCTGCGTGCGCGACCAGCCGTTCTCTGACATCTACCGCGGAGCAGACCTTCTGCAGGACCTGCGCTCCCCCGACAACTTCGGGGGTCGGTGCGGGCGTTGCGAATTCCGGGCGGTCTGCGGTGGGTCGCGGTCGCACGCGTACGCGGTCACGGGCGATCCACTCGCCGCCGATCCCAGCTGTGCCTATGAACCCGCACACGCGTAA
- a CDS encoding TetR/AcrR family transcriptional regulator, with translation MSYDSAATRARLLDAAYEEFADRGFAGARVNRIASESGANKQAIYLYFASKEGLFDAVLEDRLGVLADLVPYTPEDLTGYIGALFDHMVEHPELVRLTQWKQLERPDATDMELNSHVSKAQALARAMGVDDTRGMDALMLTLAMAQAWNTTSPSVRSMNEPAELRLRQHRASLMTGVAAVIDALQ, from the coding sequence ATGTCCTACGACTCCGCCGCAACACGCGCCCGCCTGCTGGATGCCGCATATGAGGAGTTCGCCGATCGAGGATTTGCCGGTGCGCGAGTGAACCGAATCGCATCAGAGTCAGGCGCGAACAAGCAGGCGATCTATCTCTACTTCGCTTCTAAAGAGGGATTGTTTGACGCCGTCCTGGAAGACCGCCTGGGCGTGCTGGCCGACTTGGTCCCCTATACCCCGGAGGACCTCACGGGCTATATCGGCGCCCTCTTTGACCACATGGTTGAGCATCCCGAACTAGTCCGACTCACGCAGTGGAAACAGCTAGAGCGGCCTGACGCCACAGACATGGAACTGAACTCCCATGTGTCGAAAGCGCAGGCTCTCGCTCGAGCGATGGGCGTCGACGATACCCGCGGCATGGACGCTCTCATGCTTACTCTCGCCATGGCGCAAGCCTGGAATACAACGAGCCCGTCAGTCCGATCCATGAACGAACCAGCAGAACTGCGTCTTCGGCAGCATCGCGCCTCGCTTATGACCGGGGTTGCGGCCGTCATCGACGCCCTTCAGTAA
- a CDS encoding carboxymuconolactone decarboxylase family protein, with amino-acid sequence MTVTTATLAPIQPEDATGVAKDLLAQVQKGLGRVPNMTKVMANSPALLKSYLALSAAVGSGTLPAAVRDRLAIATAQLNGCEYCLSAHTYIGSNVSKVTADELDSARRSDSTNPHVAALLTLSSAIAENAGDVAEDTIAKAREAGVTDQEIGELVANLALNVLTNYFNVLARVENDWPVVAL; translated from the coding sequence ATGACGGTCACCACCGCCACCCTCGCCCCCATCCAGCCCGAGGACGCCACGGGCGTCGCCAAAGACCTGCTCGCGCAGGTGCAGAAGGGCCTCGGCCGCGTGCCGAACATGACCAAGGTCATGGCGAACAGCCCCGCACTTCTCAAGAGCTACCTCGCTTTGTCTGCCGCCGTGGGCTCCGGCACCCTTCCGGCCGCCGTTCGTGACCGCCTCGCGATCGCGACCGCCCAGCTGAACGGATGCGAATACTGCCTCTCCGCACACACCTACATCGGCAGCAACGTGTCGAAGGTGACCGCCGATGAACTCGATTCCGCACGACGCAGCGACTCGACCAACCCCCACGTTGCCGCGCTGCTGACGCTTTCCAGCGCGATCGCGGAGAATGCCGGGGATGTGGCTGAGGACACGATCGCGAAGGCCCGCGAAGCCGGGGTGACGGACCAGGAGATCGGGGAACTGGTGGCTAATCTGGCGTTGAATGTGCTGACGAACTACTTCAACGTCCTGGCCCGGGTCGAAAACGACTGGCCCGTTGTGGCGTTATAG
- a CDS encoding C4-dicarboxylate transporter, with the protein MTSAPRLTARDAARAPLSSLGIPFGLSGLAGTWTMAGVTSLAPTLIAEGLWILAVAAWIAVVANYLWRSRNCGGSIRADLRDPVQGAFASLAPTSAMLICTHYSQQLPTAGRVATAVFMAFGLLFGAWFLAQLALRERSIDAIHAGYLLPTVAAAFIVGQSAGTFGWTLLGEAAIAVGILFWLVLGTIILARIAFRPVPPAALLPTFAIFSAPPAVAGNAWFAVNGGRIDLVETMLLGTFVVLILVQLMMLGAYWRLPFTLGFWAFTFTAASSGTYAVHWLALWGGPGHAAWAWLAIGLVTLLIGSIAVRSAALLAARNRTSVPGVGPSAQLL; encoded by the coding sequence ATGACATCCGCCCCGCGGCTAACCGCCCGCGACGCCGCCCGGGCCCCCCTCAGTAGTCTCGGCATCCCGTTCGGGCTCTCCGGCCTCGCCGGCACCTGGACCATGGCCGGCGTGACCTCGCTCGCGCCTACGCTCATCGCCGAGGGGCTCTGGATACTCGCGGTCGCGGCATGGATCGCGGTCGTCGCGAACTACCTCTGGCGATCCCGCAACTGTGGTGGCAGCATCCGCGCCGACCTGCGCGACCCGGTGCAGGGGGCTTTCGCGTCGCTCGCCCCAACGTCGGCGATGCTCATCTGCACGCACTACTCGCAGCAGCTCCCCACGGCAGGACGGGTCGCCACGGCAGTATTCATGGCCTTCGGGCTCCTTTTCGGCGCCTGGTTTCTCGCCCAGTTGGCGTTGCGCGAGCGAAGCATCGACGCCATCCATGCCGGGTACCTGTTACCCACCGTCGCGGCGGCCTTCATCGTCGGGCAGAGCGCTGGCACTTTCGGCTGGACCCTCTTGGGCGAGGCCGCCATCGCCGTGGGCATCCTCTTCTGGCTGGTGCTCGGCACGATCATCCTGGCACGGATAGCGTTCCGACCGGTTCCGCCGGCCGCGCTCCTGCCGACGTTCGCGATCTTCTCTGCACCGCCGGCCGTCGCCGGCAACGCCTGGTTCGCGGTGAACGGCGGACGCATCGATCTGGTGGAGACGATGCTGCTGGGAACCTTCGTCGTGCTGATTCTCGTGCAATTGATGATGCTGGGCGCATACTGGCGACTGCCCTTCACCCTCGGGTTCTGGGCCTTCACCTTCACTGCTGCGTCCAGTGGAACCTACGCGGTGCACTGGCTCGCCTTGTGGGGCGGCCCCGGACACGCAGCGTGGGCCTGGCTCGCCATCGGACTGGTCACACTGCTTATCGGGAGTATCGCCGTACGATCCGCTGCATTGCTCGCCGCTCGTAACCGAACCAGCGTGCCCGGTGTCGGGCCGTCAGCGCAGCTGCTCTGA
- a CDS encoding nuclear transport factor 2 family protein — protein MPLEQIGSLVADSDHIQLTRLALEVAWRVDIGQAETLPELFTEDGWIATLGEPNVGHAAIRSWGQMMDTDSPIPGVRHVLTNFRFTAEGPDQAVGTMYITAYLAGAPEGQTTVPFAMGTGTDHYRRTADGWKVTSRTFTPHFLRE, from the coding sequence ATGCCTCTAGAACAGATCGGCAGCCTCGTCGCTGATTCCGACCACATCCAACTCACGCGCCTCGCCCTCGAAGTCGCCTGGCGCGTCGACATCGGCCAAGCCGAAACGCTCCCGGAGCTCTTCACCGAAGACGGCTGGATCGCGACCCTGGGCGAACCCAACGTCGGACACGCCGCCATCCGCAGCTGGGGGCAGATGATGGACACGGATAGCCCCATACCCGGGGTACGCCACGTCCTGACAAACTTCCGGTTCACGGCTGAGGGACCTGACCAAGCTGTCGGCACGATGTACATCACCGCCTACTTGGCCGGGGCCCCGGAGGGGCAGACTACCGTCCCCTTCGCGATGGGCACTGGCACCGACCACTACCGCCGTACCGCCGACGGCTGGAAGGTCACCTCCCGAACCTTCACACCACATTTTCTCCGCGAATAA
- a CDS encoding HD domain-containing protein yields the protein MTQTIAGIAIPDSSLAVEATELVRDTTNELIFNHSRRVFLFGSLRAQALNIRPEPELLYVAALFHDLGLVAPYKNVTQRFELDGAGHAREFLTSHGISDANADEVWTAIALHTTPEVPYRMSPVIAATTAGVEADVLGINLGSLSESQIGAITAAHPRPDFKKRILQAFFDGFSDRPDTTFGTVNADVLEHFRADFRHIDFVDVIRDSAWSE from the coding sequence ATGACACAGACCATCGCCGGCATCGCCATTCCCGACAGCTCCCTTGCCGTCGAAGCCACCGAATTGGTGCGCGATACGACCAATGAACTCATCTTCAACCACTCCCGCCGGGTGTTTCTCTTCGGTAGTCTGCGCGCGCAGGCGCTGAATATCAGGCCGGAACCCGAGCTGTTATATGTCGCTGCGCTGTTCCACGATCTCGGACTGGTCGCCCCGTACAAGAACGTCACCCAACGCTTCGAATTGGATGGTGCCGGGCACGCCCGCGAGTTCCTCACCTCGCACGGCATCTCCGACGCCAACGCGGATGAGGTGTGGACCGCGATTGCCCTGCACACCACGCCTGAAGTTCCGTACCGGATGAGCCCGGTGATCGCGGCGACAACGGCCGGGGTTGAGGCCGATGTGCTCGGGATCAACCTCGGCTCGCTCTCAGAGAGCCAGATCGGCGCCATCACGGCCGCGCATCCGCGTCCGGACTTCAAGAAGCGCATTCTGCAGGCGTTTTTCGACGGCTTTTCCGACCGCCCGGACACAACTTTCGGCACCGTCAACGCCGACGTTCTGGAGCATTTTCGAGCCGACTTCCGGCACATCGACTTCGTCGACGTGATCCGTGACTCCGCCTGGAGCGAATAG
- a CDS encoding GlxA family transcriptional regulator, whose amino-acid sequence MKLLDMAGPAEVFTEANLSGANYRISMVSTDGSDVRSSIGMRVPVDASANDAGRFDTILVAGGEVFPARPVPESLAGAALHLADRASRTASICTGAFVLAAAGLLDGKRATTHWKHTRELALRYPATQVEPDAIFVRDQSTYSSAGVTAGIDLALALLEEDEGDGLTRTVARSLVVYMQRAGGQSQFSATLQGPAPRTALLRGVVDIVNADPAAEYTVTRLAAIAQVSPRHLTRLFHDELGTTPGRYVELIRFDKAKALLDTGMSVTDVAQYSGFGTSESLRRAFIAHLAIPPSKYRGRFSPMSGTIKPAA is encoded by the coding sequence ATGAAACTTCTCGACATGGCTGGGCCCGCCGAAGTGTTCACTGAGGCGAACCTTTCCGGGGCGAATTACCGCATCAGCATGGTGTCCACCGACGGCAGCGATGTCCGATCCTCCATCGGCATGCGTGTGCCAGTCGATGCTTCCGCCAACGACGCCGGTCGTTTCGATACCATCCTGGTCGCGGGCGGCGAGGTGTTCCCGGCACGCCCCGTCCCAGAATCCCTCGCCGGCGCAGCGCTCCACCTTGCCGACAGGGCGTCGCGCACCGCGTCAATCTGCACCGGTGCGTTTGTCTTGGCGGCGGCAGGACTGCTGGACGGCAAGCGGGCGACCACGCACTGGAAGCACACTCGAGAACTCGCACTGCGGTATCCCGCAACACAGGTAGAACCCGATGCCATCTTCGTTCGGGATCAGAGTACATATTCATCCGCCGGAGTCACCGCCGGAATCGATCTCGCCCTCGCGCTGTTGGAGGAAGACGAAGGCGACGGACTCACCCGGACCGTCGCTCGCTCGTTGGTCGTTTACATGCAGCGCGCCGGAGGACAATCCCAGTTTTCCGCGACCCTGCAGGGCCCGGCGCCCCGCACGGCCTTGCTGCGCGGTGTCGTGGACATTGTGAACGCCGACCCGGCCGCCGAGTACACCGTGACCCGGCTGGCGGCGATCGCGCAGGTGAGCCCACGCCACCTCACCCGTCTCTTCCATGACGAACTCGGGACCACTCCGGGCAGGTACGTCGAGCTGATCCGCTTCGATAAGGCCAAGGCGTTGCTGGATACCGGAATGAGCGTCACGGATGTGGCCCAGTACTCGGGCTTTGGCACATCCGAGTCGCTCCGGCGTGCCTTCATCGCTCACCTGGCGATCCCACCGTCTAAATATCGAGGCCGGTTCTCCCCGATGTCGGGAACGATAAAACCTGCCGCCTGA
- a CDS encoding SDR family oxidoreductase yields MRTWLITGASSGIGRSVTSRLLEQGDRVAAFVRRPETLNELSETYPGKLWVAPVDVTDTRALRDAVDRAFTDLGKIDVIFSNAGAGAFGAAEELDDIAIEQQIALNLVAPIQLIRAVLPHLRAQGGGRIIQMSTMGGQITSTGGSMYHASKWGIEGFTESVMGEVAPFGIGITLVEPGNVRTAFGAALTIAAPIEAYADTPVGHVRQYIEAAGGNLTGDALGDPARVAEAIIAVSVQSPAPERLVLGSDAYSAIHAALTSQLSQLDAGRAVSESTDFPANT; encoded by the coding sequence ATGAGAACGTGGCTCATCACGGGGGCGTCATCCGGAATCGGTCGTTCCGTTACGTCGAGATTGTTGGAGCAGGGGGACCGTGTGGCTGCGTTCGTTCGCCGGCCAGAAACCCTCAACGAACTGTCCGAGACGTACCCGGGGAAGCTGTGGGTGGCGCCGGTCGATGTCACCGACACGCGCGCCCTGCGCGACGCCGTAGACCGGGCATTCACTGATCTGGGAAAGATCGATGTCATCTTCTCGAATGCCGGAGCAGGAGCATTCGGAGCCGCCGAAGAGCTCGACGATATCGCGATCGAGCAACAGATCGCGCTCAACCTCGTCGCGCCGATCCAGCTCATCCGGGCCGTCCTCCCGCACCTCCGGGCCCAAGGTGGGGGTCGGATCATCCAGATGTCCACAATGGGTGGCCAGATCACCAGCACCGGAGGCAGCATGTATCACGCCTCCAAGTGGGGGATCGAAGGGTTCACCGAGTCGGTGATGGGCGAGGTCGCCCCGTTCGGCATCGGCATCACCCTGGTCGAGCCCGGAAATGTGCGCACCGCGTTTGGCGCGGCACTCACCATCGCCGCGCCCATCGAGGCCTACGCCGACACTCCCGTCGGCCACGTACGGCAGTACATCGAAGCTGCCGGTGGCAACCTCACCGGCGACGCCCTGGGAGACCCGGCCCGCGTCGCAGAAGCGATCATCGCCGTGTCGGTGCAGTCACCCGCCCCTGAGCGTCTGGTCCTGGGAAGCGACGCCTACTCGGCAATCCACGCCGCACTCACCTCCCAGCTCAGTCAACTCGATGCGGGCCGGGCGGTCTCCGAGAGCACCGACTTCCCCGCAAACACCTGA
- a CDS encoding ester cyclase: MTTTPAKTIAREFWESWGRGDLDATWRQYVADDIVIHPSSGYEFTRQSWLEAEKALHAAFEDIKVTVVDQIEDGDMVATRWAVTARQSGEFFGVPSSGRTATLTGTTFDRVQDGKLAEHWAEVGVPQFLQQLSA; encoded by the coding sequence ATGACAACCACGCCTGCTAAGACCATTGCCCGCGAATTCTGGGAGAGCTGGGGGCGCGGCGATCTGGACGCGACCTGGCGCCAGTACGTCGCGGACGATATCGTCATCCACCCGTCGTCGGGATACGAATTCACGCGGCAGAGTTGGTTGGAGGCCGAAAAAGCACTCCATGCCGCGTTCGAGGACATCAAGGTCACCGTCGTCGATCAGATCGAGGACGGCGACATGGTCGCGACCCGATGGGCCGTCACTGCCCGGCAGAGCGGAGAGTTCTTCGGCGTGCCCTCCAGCGGACGGACCGCCACCCTTACTGGAACCACCTTCGACCGCGTTCAGGACGGCAAACTCGCCGAGCACTGGGCCGAAGTAGGCGTTCCGCAGTTCCTCCAGCAGCTCTCCGCCTAG